CAAGGAGGACGGCTACACCGCCAAGTGGGGCGTGGACGCCACCGCGAAGCCCTCCCTCTCGGCCTACACGCCCCGCCACCGCGTCCCTCCGGAAGTCTGGCACCGAATCAACCTCAAGGACTTCGGCCTCTCGTGCGCCGAAGAGGCCAACAAGCGCAGGGCGGGTGGGGCTGGCAAGGGTGCCCTCGGGAGCGAATCCGACGAGCCGTAGCGCGCCCCGAAGCGCAGGGCGCCTCCGCCGCGCGAGCCGTCCTGCGTAGCAGGGCGGCGAGCGCAACCCCCGTCTCGGGGGATGGGGGGCAGGCGGAGGCGCCCGAGCGAGGTGGCGCGCGAGGCGAGGAGGTTTGAGCGGACGAGGGCATGCCGGTCACCGCACCCGCCCTCCCCGCGGAGATGTTGACCGCCAAACCCGCCCTTCCCGCGGGGCACGGAGTCGCGTTAGGCCGGCTTGCGGTGACTTCTCGACGGTGGTACACGGACACCAATAGGCAGGACCCGCGGCCCCACTCAATGGAGAGGAGGGTTCTCAATGGACTCCCGATCCAGTTATCTGCGTGATGGGATCATCGCCGGTCTCATCGGGGCGGCCATCGTCGCCGTCTGGTTCCTCATCTACGACGCCGCCCACGGCTATCCTTTCCGCACGCCGGCCCTGCTGGGGGCCGCCGCCCTTCAGGGGATGCGCGATCCGAGCGCGGTGACGGTCTCTCCGGGCCTGGTGGTCCAGTACACCGTGCTCCACGGCGTGGTCTTCGCCATAGTCGGCGTGCTCATCGCCTTCCTCATCGTCTCGGCGCAGAGCCAGCCCAGCCGTCTCTTGATGGTGGTCATCGCGCTTCTCTGCTTCGAGGTGGCCATCCTTGCCGTGCTGACGTGGTGGGTGCATCCGGTGATGACCACCGTGCGCTGGTGGGCCATCCTGATCGGCAATGCCCTCGCCGCTGTGAGCATGCTCCTCTACTTCTTCGTCGGCTATCGCCCGCTCGGGCGCCACCTGTTCGGACCGTGGACACGCATCGTGCGCGAAGGGTTCGTCTCGGGATTGCTCGGGGCGGCGGTGGTGGCCGTGTGGTTCCTCATCTACGATACGGTGGCCGGCGTGCCTCTGCGCACCCCGGCCCTTCTCGGGGCCGCCCTCTTTCATGGTCTGCGCGATCCCGCGGCCCTCGTCATCACCGTGCCCCTGGTTCTCGAGTACACGTTCTTTCACGGCCTCGTCTTCATCCTCTTCGGCTGGGTGGCCGCCGGCCTGCTCGCCCTGGCCGATCGCGAGCCCCGCCTTTTCTTCGGCTTCATCATGCTGTTCTGCTGCTTCGAGGTCTTCGTCTTCGCCATGATCGCCACGCTGGCCTACTGGCTGCTCGAGACCATCGCGTGGTGGACCATCCTGGTGGGCAACCTCCTGGCCGCCGGCGTGATGCTCGGGTATCTCCTGAGCTGGCACCGCGTGACGTGGCGGGAGTTCCTCCACGCCCATCAGTGAGGGCGGGGGTCGCTGTGGTACGCTCACCGTGGGCATGGCGGCGAGGTCATTCCCAGGGAGACGAGCGTGGCCACCGAGACCTATGACTGGGACGCGATCATCAATGGGCTGAACCAGTACCTCCGTCTCCGGAGCATCCCCATCGGCATGAAGCTCTTCGAGACCGTCGAGGAGATGGAGGCCATCCCGAAGATCCGCCGGCCGAAGAGCAAGCACACCACGGACCAGATCGTGGCCCAGGCCCGCCAGCTCGGCTGGACGGTGGGCATCACCATGGACGACCTGATCGGCGCCCAGTGCGGCGCGGTGATCGGGCTCCATCCCCAGGACGAGGAATGGCTCTCCGGCCATCGCATGGCCGGGGTGTGGTTCAAGACGCCGGAGGACGCGAGCCTCCACCAGCATGCCATGGACTGCGTTCCCTATGGCCGCTACCGCGCCATGGCCGTGGCGCCGCTCGCCTCCAACCGGCTCGATCCCCCGGATATCTGCCTGCTCTACGGCACGCCGGGGCAGATGATCTTCATGATCAACGGCCTGCAGTGGGTGGGCTACAGAAAGATGGCCTTCACCTCGGTCGGCGAATCGGCCTGCGCGGATTCATGGGGCAAGGCGCTCAAGACCGGCGAGCCGGCCCTGACCATCCCGTGCTATGCGGAGCGGCGCTATGGCGGGGTCGCCGACGACGAGATGCTCATGGCCACGCCGCCCTGCTACCTGCCCAAGATGCTCGACGGCCTGGCCGCCCTGTCGAAGAACGGTCTGCGCTACCCTGTGCCGCCCTACGGCATCCAGAGCGACGCGGGCGCGGGCCTCTCCGTCTCCTACTCCGAGAAGGAAAAGAAGAAGGTCTGACAGGTTCTCGTCTGCCCCCTCACCCTGCCCTCTCCCCCGATGGGGGAGAGGGATGCTCGGCAGGGACGGGTTTCTGAGGAGATCCCGCCTGCTAGAACTGGAGCTTGTCGCCGGGGCGGTCTCCTCCCGGATGTCAGGCGGGCTTGACGGTGTCGCCGGGGCGGATGACCCCGTCGTTGAGGATCTGCGCGCGCAACCCGGCGCGGTGGATGAGCGTGGCCATGACGCCGGTCTGGGTCAGGCCGTCGAGGTAGCGGCAGGGCTCGCAGAGCCGCGTGCCGCGCATACGCACGTCGCCCACCCAGAACTCGCGACCCACCAGGTGGTTGAGGGGCACGCCGGCCGTCGCGATGTTGCGGCGGCTCTCCGAGGCTGAGATCTTGATGGGCCCCTCGGCGGGCAAGGCCTCGAGCGTTTCCGTCTCGATGAGCGTCACCTCGCGTCCGCCCGCGCCGGGCCTGTCCGAGTAGTAGCCGGTCCCGAGGAAGTATCGGTCGCCTTCGAGGCCGCGACCCGTCACGGCGTGGACCTGGGGCACCGTCTCCATGGGCTGGCCGGCCGACCGCGTGATGTGGATCGAGACCACCGAGCCCTGCCACATGGAAGCCATGCTAGGCGAGGTGCCGCCGTGAATCAAGCAAATGTCGGGTACACTGCCCCTCACCTGAATCACGAACGCCAAGCGAAGAGGAGGCCCCACGTCGTGGGCGCATTCGACCTGAAGGGCAGGGTGGCGGTGGTCACGGGCGGCAATGGGGGCATCGGGTTGGGCATGGCGCGCGGGCTCGCGGAGGCCGGGGCGGCGCTCGTGGTGGCGGCGCGCAACCGCGAGAAGAGCGCGCGGGCCGTGGCCGAGCTCAAGGGGCTCGGCGCGGATGCCGAGGCGATTGCCGTGGATGTCGCGCAGGAAGCCTCGGTGGAGGCCCTGGTCAAGGAGACGGTGGCGCGCTTTGGCCGCCTCGACATCCTCGTCAACAATGCGGGTATCAACATCCGGAAAGCGCCGCACGAGCTTTCCCTCGACGAGTGGCGCCAGGTCCTCGACACCAATCTCACCAGCGCCTTCCTGGCCAGCCACGCCGTCCATCCGATCATGAAGCGGCAGGGCGGCGGCAAGATCATCAATATCGGGTCGATGATGTCGATTTTCGGCGCCTCTTTCGCGCCCGCCTATGGGGCCTCCAAGGGTGGGATCGTGCAGTTCACGAAGGCCTGTGCCTCCGCTTGGGCGCTCGACAATATCCAGGTCAATGCCGTGCTCCCGGGCTGGATAGATACCGAGCTGACCCAGCGGGCCCGGCAGCAAGTCGAAGGCCTCCACGACAGCGTCCTGCGCAGGACACCTGCCAAGCGCTGGGGCACGGGGGCCGACATGGCGGGAGTGGCCGTCTTCCTCGCGAGCCCGGCCTCCGACTTCGTGACGGGGTCGGCCATTCCTGTGGACGGCGGCTATTCCATACAGGGCTGAGTGACGCTAGAATCGAAGAACGCGATGCGTCGACCTGCTCGACATTCCCTTCTGCTATGTCTCGCCCTTGCCCTCCCCGGGTGCGCCACGGTGGGATATCTCGAGCCCGCGATCGGGCGTTCGGCGCCTGCCCCTGTCCTTCGCTTCGGTGTCGACACCTTCGCCTTTGCCAATGAGAGCCGGTCAAAGAATGTCGGCAAGCCCGACCTCTACGCCAACTACTGCTTCGTGATGGCCCGCGCCATCACGCAGTTCCACCACTTCGCGCGCTTCGCGCCGGATGCGTCACGGCTCACCCCCGCCGAGTATACCGAGCGGGTGCGCCAGGTGACGTCGCGGGCGCCATGGCATGATCCGCTGCCGCTCGAGGAGCGGGTGGTCATCCCGGGCTTCGCTTCGCTCTATGAGCTGTCGGCGGCCGAGGAGCAGGCCGTCAAGGCGGGATTGCCTGGCCGCTTATGGGGGTGGGTGCACTGGACCAACTGGCGCGTCACCTTTCCCGTGACGGGAGCCGGGCAGGAGCGTGTCGTCGTCGAGACCCTGGCCGAGATCGAGGCGGGACGGCCGGTGCAGCTCCTCGTGACGAACCTGCCCACCGTCGAGCTCAACCACACCGTGGTCGCCTACGATTACCGGGTCTACGAAGGGCGCTTTCTCGAGCTCCGGGTCTATGATCCCAACGATCCCGCCAAGCCCGGCTATATCGCCTTCGACCGCGCCGAGCGGCGCTTCTTCGCCTCGGATGTCTTCGACACCAATCCGGGCGACATACGCGCGTTCCGGATGTACTACTCCCCCCTCCTTTAGGCCGATGCCAACTTGCTTCGCCATACTTCGTTCTCGGTCGGCCCCGACCCTCAACGTACAAACGCGTACGCCTCGGGTCGGGGCCTCCCTCGGGCCTCGTCTGGCTCGCAATTTGGCATCGGCCATCATTTAACTATGGGCGCTCTCCAGGAGGGGCCGGGAACACCGTCGGGAGGGCGCCCGACTCCGAGGCCCGAACGTATCGCCATTCTTGCCGGCGGTGTGTGCACCCCGATCGGTCAAGACCTCGATGCCTTCTGGTCCGGCCTGCTCACGGGCGCCGACGGCATCTCACGCATCGAGCGCTTTGCCGTCGACGATCTCCGCGTGGGGAGCGGCGGCGAGATCAAGAAGCTCACCCGTGCCGTCGAGTGGCCCCGCGTGCCCGATTGCCGGGCGAGCCGTCTGCTCGTCTCCGCCGCGGATGATCTCCTGAGTCAGGCGGGCGCGCGGCCTCTCGCCGTGGCGCCGGAGCGTCTGGCCGTCGTGGTCGGCACGGCGCTGGGCGGCGTCGAAGAGGGCGAGCGGGCGCTGGCCGGCGAGGTGGCGCGCCTGCCGCGCGCGCTCTATGACGCGCCCGCGCATGCGCTCAAGCGCTGGCTGGGGGCCCGCGGGCCGGCCATCACGGTCGCCACCGCGTGTGCTTCGGGGGCGAGCGCCATGGGCATGGGCGCCGAGCTTCTGCGACGAGACGAGGCCGATATGGTCGTGGCGGGCGGCTACGATGGGCTCTGCCGCTTCGTCCTGCGCGGCTTCAACGGCCTCCGGTCGCTCACGCGAGACAAGGTCCGCCCCTTCGACCGGAGACGGAGCGGATTGCTGCTGGGCGAGGCCGCGGGCCTGGTCTTGCTGTGCCGCGAGCGTGATGCCGGGACGACCCGTCTGGGCACGCTCCTGGGCTATGGCAGCGCGAGCGATGCCTCGCACATCGCCGCGCCCGATCCGGACGGTCGCGGGATAGAGCGGGCCATGCGCCGCGCCCTCGCTCAAGCCGGCATCGACGCGGATGACGTGGATTTCGTCAGCGCCCACGGTACCGCCACCACGCTCAACGATGCCAGTGAGGCCAAGGCGCTGCGACGCGTGCTGGGCGCGCGGCCCGTTCCCGTCAATTCGATCAAGGGAGCGATCGGCCACACCATGGGCGCCGCGGCGGCGCTGGAAGCCATCCTCTGCCTGCTCGCGGGGCGACATGGGCAAGTCCCGGCCACCCTCGGTCTGGAGGAGCTCGACCCCGACTGCGACCTCGACCTGATCCAGGGAGGGCCCCGGGAGCTCCGCCCTCGCGTATCGCTCAGCACCTCGCTGGGCTTTGGTGGGTGCAATGCCGCGCTCGTGCTGGAGGGTGCGGCGTGATGCGAGGGCCCGCCATCCGCGCCATCGGGCTCCTGACGGGCTGGGGCATGGGGGCCGCAGCCGTGCCGCCGGATGCCGCGGCCGCCGCGAAGGGCCGTGACGTGCTCGGCCTCGACCGGCCCGCCCTCGACCCCGAGCGCTTCCGGCGCTCGCCTCGCGAATGCGTGCTGGGAGTTGCGGCGGTGGCCGCGATGCTCGAAGATGCGGGAGAGGGGCGCGAGGCCATTTCGGGCGAGGACACCGGGTTGGTGTTCGTGACGGCCGCGGCCTATGCGGCATCGAACCGGCAGCACATCGATCCCCGCGGCGCGAACGTGTACTTCCCGTATACCGCGCCGGCCGCCATGTCCGGGGAAGTCGCCATCGAGTACGGGATCACCGGGCCCTACGGCATCCTGATCGGTGGGCCGACGGCCGGCGTGGATGCCATCGCGCATGCCGCCGGAATGCTCGACGAGGAGACGTGCCGCCGGGTGCTCGTGCTCGGCGTCGAGATCTTCGAGGAATGTGCCGACCTCTATGACCGGGCGGGCGGACTCCGCGGGCCCCTCGTCGAGGCCGCCTGCTCTCTCTGGCTCGAGCCGGGCGAGGGCGCCCTGACCCTCGTGCGGGGTCGGGGCGGGCGCGGAGGCTCCGGCGGCGCGCGGCGGCGGCTGGGAGAGATGCTCGCCTGCGAGCCGCTGGCCACCCTCGCGCTCGACCGGGAGTCGCACGGACGGGGACCACTCGAGATCCACGCGGGCTGGCGCGGGGAGACCACGAGCTTGCGGTGGAGCCATGCACCATACCGGGCGCGCCGACGCGCGGCCTGATCGGAGGCGGACTGGATGACGCAGAAGGAAATCCTGGACGAGCTGAAGGCCATTATCGTGGAGCGACTGAAGTTCGATCCGCGGCGCGCGGCCGAGATGACGGCCGACACCACCCTGCCCAAGGGCATCGAAGGCTCGCTCGGGCTCGACTCGCTGGACTTCATCGAGCTCTCCGTGGCCATGGAGGAGCGCTTCGGCATCGTCATCGACGAGGGCCAGGATCTGGCCGACGAGTTCCGCTCCCTCGACAGCCTCTCGCGCTGGATCCTCTCCAAGACCGCATGACCCGCGTGGTGGTCAGCGGGCTGGGCGTGGTCAGCCCTTACGGGACTGGCGCCAAGACCTTCTGGACCGGGCTTGCGCATGGAACCTGCGCGATCCGTCCCCTGACCGCGATAGACACCGCCGGCTTCCGCTCCCGGATAGGCGCCGAGGTGCCTGCCGAGGTGCTCGCCTCGCTCGGCCCCTCGCGGCGGCGCGCCCGCGCCGACCGCCTGGCCCTGGCCGCGGCGCGCGAGGCGCTGGCCGATGCCGACATCTCCCCGGGCGATCGCGCCTGCGCGGGGCTCTTCATCGGCGCCGTGGGCGGCGGGATGCTCGAGGCCGAGGAGTGGTACTGGGAAGAGTCGCGCACGGGCCGCCCCTCGCCCAGGATAGGCGCGCTCCGCTCCGTCCTCCCGTCGACTCATGCCGAGACTCTGGGCTTCCGCCTCGGCCTCCGAGGTCCCAAGGAGACCGTGGTCATGGCCTGCGCCTCCGGCGCGGCCTCGCTCGCGCTCGGACTCGATCTGATCCGCTCCGGCGCCACCCCGCTCGCCGTCTGCGGTGGCGTGGATGCCCTCACGCGCGTCTGCTTCATGGGCTTCAATGCCCTTCGCCTCCTCGACCTCGAGCCGTGCCGTCCCTTCGACCGCGACCGGAAGGGCATGTCCATCGGCGAAGCCGCCGCCTTCGTCGTGCTCGAAGATCTCGACCACTGCCGCGACCGCGGCGGGCGCGTCTATGCGGAGCTCCTGGGGGCGGGCATGACCACCGATGCGCATCATGTCACCTCGCCCGAGCCCGCGGGGGAGGGGATGGTCCGCGCCATCGAGGAAGCGCTGACCGCGGCCGGGCGTGCGCCCGAGGATATCGGCTACGTCAACGCTCACGGGACGGGCACTCCGCAGAACGACCGGGTCGAGGCGCTGGCCCTGGCGCGAGTCTTCGGCCCGGGCCGCGTGCTCGTGAGCTCGACCAAGTCGCTGGTGGGGCACACCATGGCGGCCGCGGGCAGCGTGGAGGCGGTGGCAAGCGTGCTCGCGCTTCAGCACGGTCTGGTCCCTCCTACCGCCAACCTGCGCGCGACGGATCCGGACGTGCCCTTCGATTGTGTGCCGGAGACGGCGCGAATCGTCGAGCTCGACGCGGTCCTGTCCAATTCCTTCGGCTTCGGCGGCCAGAACGTGACCCTGGTCTTCGGCCGATGAGCGCGCCCCGCCGCGTCGTCATCACCGGGATGGGCTCGGTCAGCGCCGGCGGCATTGGCGGCACCGCCTCCGTGGCCCGGATCCTGGCCGAGACCTCGGCGACCTCCATCGGTCCCGTACGCGCCTTCGACACCACGGGCTGGCCGAGCCGGCTCGGGGCCGAGGTGGACGACGCCGCGCTCGAGGCTCTCCTCGATCCCGCCGCCGCGCGCCGGCTGTCGCGGATCTGCCGTCTGACCGTGGCGGCCTGTCGTCTCGCCGTCGAGGACTCCGGGGTGGCGCGGGGTCCCGCCCTCGGCCTGGTCGTCGGCACGGAGCATGGAGATTTCCGCTCGAGCGAGGAGTTCGTCACCGGCTACCTCAAGCGCGGGCCGTCGGGGCTTTCCCCGATGATCTTTCCCAATACGGTCATGAACAGCATGGCCGCCGTGGCCGCCATCGAGATCGGCGCCCGGGGGCCATCGGTCACGGTCAACCAGGCCACGGTGGCGGGAGATCTGGCCGTGGCGCGGGCGGCCGCCCTCGTGAGAGATGGACGCGCGGTCGCGGTGGTGGCGGGAGGCGTCGACGAGCTCCTCGCCCACGTCTACCGGCGGTTGAGCGAGATGGGCATGCTCTCGCCCGGGGCCGGCCGCGGCACGGAAGGCTGCCGACCGTATGAGCCGGACCACAATGGAGCGGTGCTCGGCGAAGGAGCGACCTTTCTCGTCCTGGAGGATCTGGAATCCGCGCGCGCGCGCGGAGCGGTCGTCTACGCCGAGATCCGGTCGGCCGCGTCCGGGAATCTGCCCGTGGCTCCCCACACCGCCCCCCGCGGCCGGCGCGATCCCCACTCGCCGGCCCTCCGGGCTCTGGCCTCGACGGGAGCGGCGCCGTCGGCCGTCACCGCGTGCTACGGCTCCGGCAATGGCGATCCCGCCCTCGACGACTGGGAGCTTGGCCTCTTGGCCGCCGACCGCTTCCCCGCTCCCATATCGCTGGCCCCTCGCTTCGGACAGCACGGTGGGCTCGGCGCGCTCCGGGTCGCGGCCGCGGCCCTCCATGACGGGGGCAGCATGCCCACCCCCGCCCGTGAGCTCGTCATGGTCCACGGGCTCGCCCGTGGCGGCTGCCGCACCGCGCTTCTCATCGACCGCGCGGCATGAGCGATCACGTCACCGTCATTCCCGTCTTCAACGAGGCGGCCACGATTGGCGGCCTCGTCGCGCGCGCCGCCCTCCATGGCCCGGTCATCGTGGTGGACGACGGCTCGTGGGACGGGAGCGACGAGGCGGCGGCGGCGGCCGGAGCCGTCATCCTCCGGACGGGCGGGCGGTCGGGCAAGGGCGCGGCCCTCCGCCTTGGCTTCGCGGGCGCCCTCGCTCGCGCGGCCGAGCGGGTGGTCACTCTCGACGGCGACGGCCAGCACGACCCCGATGATATCCCGCGCCTCCTCGCGGCTTCCGAGCCCGAGCCCCGGGCCCTCGTGGTCGGAGGCCGGCTGGGCGGCGGCGGGTTCATGGAGCCGGCTAGACTGCACGCGCTGCGAGTGTCGGGATTCTTCATCAACTGGCTCACCGGTCAGCCGATCGGCGACACGCAGTCGGGCTTCCGCGTCTATCCGTGCGACCTTCTCGAGCGCGTGGCCCCCCGCCGAGGCGGCTTCGTGTTCGAGACAGAGGTGCTCGTGCGCTCCGCGGCCGCCGGGTATGCCATCCAGGAAGTTCCCATCAGCGCGCTTCGCACCGCGAGCCGGCCCAGCCGCTTCCGCCCGCTCCGCGACGGCGCCGCCGTCACGAGCTACCTCGCGGGGCAGGGGCTGCGTCGCTGGGCCCGCGATGCCGGCATGGTGGCCCGCGCCCTCGTTCGTCCCTTCACGGGGGCGCGGCGGCGGCCTCGCCACGCTGAGCTCGCGCGGTTCACCGCGCCGTACCGCCACAACCCGGGCGCCTTCGCCTCCGCGCTCGGCGTCTTCACGCTCCACCAGATCACCGAGACATGGCGGGTTTGGTGGAGCGATCCGCGCGCACGCGTGATGCGGCGGGCCGCCCTCGCCACCGCCATGCTGCCGGCCCTGGGCCTGGCCGCGACCGTCCAGTGGGCGCTGGGTCTCCGTCGGCTCGGCATCGATCTCGTCGCTCCGCTCGTGCGCTCGGCCTACGGCCAGGAGCGCCTCGCCCGCGCCGCGACG
The genomic region above belongs to Candidatus Methylomirabilota bacterium and contains:
- a CDS encoding acyl carrier protein, whose amino-acid sequence is MTQKEILDELKAIIVERLKFDPRRAAEMTADTTLPKGIEGSLGLDSLDFIELSVAMEERFGIVIDEGQDLADEFRSLDSLSRWILSKTA
- a CDS encoding MOSC domain-containing protein; protein product: MWQGSVVSIHITRSAGQPMETVPQVHAVTGRGLEGDRYFLGTGYYSDRPGAGGREVTLIETETLEALPAEGPIKISASESRRNIATAGVPLNHLVGREFWVGDVRMRGTRLCEPCRYLDGLTQTGVMATLIHRAGLRAQILNDGVIRPGDTVKPA
- a CDS encoding glucose 1-dehydrogenase, with amino-acid sequence MGAFDLKGRVAVVTGGNGGIGLGMARGLAEAGAALVVAARNREKSARAVAELKGLGADAEAIAVDVAQEASVEALVKETVARFGRLDILVNNAGINIRKAPHELSLDEWRQVLDTNLTSAFLASHAVHPIMKRQGGGKIINIGSMMSIFGASFAPAYGASKGGIVQFTKACASAWALDNIQVNAVLPGWIDTELTQRARQQVEGLHDSVLRRTPAKRWGTGADMAGVAVFLASPASDFVTGSAIPVDGGYSIQG
- a CDS encoding beta-ketoacyl synthase N-terminal-like domain-containing protein, with product MRGPAIRAIGLLTGWGMGAAAVPPDAAAAAKGRDVLGLDRPALDPERFRRSPRECVLGVAAVAAMLEDAGEGREAISGEDTGLVFVTAAAYAASNRQHIDPRGANVYFPYTAPAAMSGEVAIEYGITGPYGILIGGPTAGVDAIAHAAGMLDEETCRRVLVLGVEIFEECADLYDRAGGLRGPLVEAACSLWLEPGEGALTLVRGRGGRGGSGGARRRLGEMLACEPLATLALDRESHGRGPLEIHAGWRGETTSLRWSHAPYRARRRAA
- a CDS encoding beta-ketoacyl-[acyl-carrier-protein] synthase family protein; this encodes MGALQEGPGTPSGGRPTPRPERIAILAGGVCTPIGQDLDAFWSGLLTGADGISRIERFAVDDLRVGSGGEIKKLTRAVEWPRVPDCRASRLLVSAADDLLSQAGARPLAVAPERLAVVVGTALGGVEEGERALAGEVARLPRALYDAPAHALKRWLGARGPAITVATACASGASAMGMGAELLRRDEADMVVAGGYDGLCRFVLRGFNGLRSLTRDKVRPFDRRRSGLLLGEAAGLVLLCRERDAGTTRLGTLLGYGSASDASHIAAPDPDGRGIERAMRRALAQAGIDADDVDFVSAHGTATTLNDASEAKALRRVLGARPVPVNSIKGAIGHTMGAAAALEAILCLLAGRHGQVPATLGLEELDPDCDLDLIQGGPRELRPRVSLSTSLGFGGCNAALVLEGAA
- a CDS encoding beta-ketoacyl synthase N-terminal-like domain-containing protein, with protein sequence MSAPRRVVITGMGSVSAGGIGGTASVARILAETSATSIGPVRAFDTTGWPSRLGAEVDDAALEALLDPAAARRLSRICRLTVAACRLAVEDSGVARGPALGLVVGTEHGDFRSSEEFVTGYLKRGPSGLSPMIFPNTVMNSMAAVAAIEIGARGPSVTVNQATVAGDLAVARAAALVRDGRAVAVVAGGVDELLAHVYRRLSEMGMLSPGAGRGTEGCRPYEPDHNGAVLGEGATFLVLEDLESARARGAVVYAEIRSAASGNLPVAPHTAPRGRRDPHSPALRALASTGAAPSAVTACYGSGNGDPALDDWELGLLAADRFPAPISLAPRFGQHGGLGALRVAAAALHDGGSMPTPARELVMVHGLARGGCRTALLIDRAA
- a CDS encoding DUF169 domain-containing protein, which encodes MATETYDWDAIINGLNQYLRLRSIPIGMKLFETVEEMEAIPKIRRPKSKHTTDQIVAQARQLGWTVGITMDDLIGAQCGAVIGLHPQDEEWLSGHRMAGVWFKTPEDASLHQHAMDCVPYGRYRAMAVAPLASNRLDPPDICLLYGTPGQMIFMINGLQWVGYRKMAFTSVGESACADSWGKALKTGEPALTIPCYAERRYGGVADDEMLMATPPCYLPKMLDGLAALSKNGLRYPVPPYGIQSDAGAGLSVSYSEKEKKKV
- a CDS encoding beta-ketoacyl-[acyl-carrier-protein] synthase family protein, with the translated sequence MTRVVVSGLGVVSPYGTGAKTFWTGLAHGTCAIRPLTAIDTAGFRSRIGAEVPAEVLASLGPSRRRARADRLALAAAREALADADISPGDRACAGLFIGAVGGGMLEAEEWYWEESRTGRPSPRIGALRSVLPSTHAETLGFRLGLRGPKETVVMACASGAASLALGLDLIRSGATPLAVCGGVDALTRVCFMGFNALRLLDLEPCRPFDRDRKGMSIGEAAAFVVLEDLDHCRDRGGRVYAELLGAGMTTDAHHVTSPEPAGEGMVRAIEEALTAAGRAPEDIGYVNAHGTGTPQNDRVEALALARVFGPGRVLVSSTKSLVGHTMAAAGSVEAVASVLALQHGLVPPTANLRATDPDVPFDCVPETARIVELDAVLSNSFGFGGQNVTLVFGR